Proteins co-encoded in one Anguilla anguilla isolate fAngAng1 chromosome 16, fAngAng1.pri, whole genome shotgun sequence genomic window:
- the znf319b gene encoding zinc finger protein 319, whose translation MTEAWQQHAVAPPAAVHTIPQGVENALGCAVYGIVLQQDPGLQQQHQQQQQQQQPSLQVGGDSGHKCGACGHDISHLANPHEHQCVVSQDRSFQCTQCLKVFHQATDLLEHQCAQVEQKPFVCGVCKMGFSLLTSLAQHHNAHSSGNPMKCSICEKTYRPGSSGNTTPTSSGSNPQQPSSSAEGAAAALGSPAPAGFEAPQPAERPYKCSVCQKGFRHLSELSRHERVHTGERPYKCDSCDKSFSQSSHLAHHRRTHSDERPYKCAACDKGFKHRSHLVRHMYAHAGEHLFKCNLCELHFKESSELLHHQCQPQAERPFRCATCGKGFRRPSDLRQHERTHSEERPFRCEECQMSFKQPYALVRHRRTHKGAAERPYKCALCDKGFLQPSHLLYHQHVHGVESLFKCASCQKTFGQSGELLRHKCGEAAEAAAAAAERPHKCEACGKGYKKASTLQRHRGSHCGGGGGGGGGGGGGEKPLKCSLCDRRFPTSSDFVQHQCDPAREKPLKCPDCEKRFKYSSDFQRHRRVHTGEKPFKCASCDKGFKQREHLVKHGSVHARETQFKCVWCGERFGDLGALQEHTVQHTAEGGGAGGGGGGYPEAACV comes from the coding sequence ATGACGGAGGCGTGGCAGCAGCACGCGGTGGCCCCGCCCGCGGCGGTGCACACCATCCCTCAGGGGGTTGAGAACGCGCTGGGCTGCGCCGTGTACGGCATCGTGCTCCAGCAGGACCCGggcctccagcagcagcaccagcagcagcagcagcagcagcagccctccCTGCAGGTAGGGGGCGACAGCGGCCACAAGTGCGGGGCCTGCGGCCACGACATCTCGCACCTGGCCAACCCGCACGAGCACCAGTGCGTGGTGAGCCAGGACCGCTCCTTCCAGTGCACCCAGTGCCTGAAGGTGTTCCACCAGGCCACCGACCTGCTGGAGCACCAGTGCGCCCAGGTGGAGCAGAAGCCCTTCGTCTGCGGCGTCTGCAAGATGGGCTTCTCGCTGCTCACCTCGCTGGCCCAGCACCACAACGCCCACAGCAGCGGCAACCCCATGAAGTGCTCCATCTGCGAGAAGACCTACCGGCCCGGCTCCTCCGGCAACACCACGCCCACCTCCTCGGGCTCCAACCCGCAGCAGCCGTCCTCCTCGGCcgagggggcggcggcggcgctgggcTCGCCGGCCCCCGCGGGCTTCGAGGCGCCCCAGCCGGCCGAGCGGCCCTACAAGTGCTCGGTGTGCCAGAAGGGCTTCCGCCACCTGTCGGAGCTGTCGCGGCACGAGCGCGTGCACACGGGCGAGCGCCCCTACAAGTGCGACTCGTGCGACAAGAGCTTCAGCCAGTCCTCGCACCTGGCGCACCACCGGCGCACGCACAGCGACGAGCGGCCCTACAAGTGCGCCGCCTGCGACAAGGGCTTCAAGCACCGCTCGCACCTGGTGCGCCACATGTACGCGCACGCCGGCGAGCACCTGTTCAAGTGCAACCTGTGCGAGCTCCACTTCAAGGAGTCGTCGGAGCTGCTCCACCACCAGTGCCAGCCGCAGGCCGAGCGGCCCTTCCGCTGCGCCACCTGCGGCAAGGGCTTCCGCCGCCCGTCGGACCTGCGGCAGCACGAGCGCACGCACTCGGAGGAGCGGCCCTTCCGCTGCGAGGAGTGCCAGATGAGCTTCAAGCAGCCGTACGCGCTGGTGCGCCACCGCCGGACGCACAAGGGCGCCGCCGAGCGGCCCTACAAGTGCGCGCTCTGCGACAAGGGCTTCCTGCAGCCGTCGCACCTGCTCTACCACCAGCACGTCCACGGCGTGGAGAGCCTCTTCAAGTGCGCCTCGTGCCAGAAGACCTTCGGCCAGTCCGGCGAGCTGCTGCGGCACAAGTGCGGCGAGGCGgccgaggcggcggcggcggccgccgAGAGGCCGCACAAGTGCGAGGCGTGCGGCAAGGGCTACAAGAAGGCGTCCACGCTGCAGCGGCACCGCGGCTCGCActgcggcggcgggggcggcggcggcgggggcggaggcggcggcgagAAGCCGCTCAAGTGCTCGCTGTGCGACCGGCGCTTCCCGACGTCGTCCGACTTCGTGCAGCACCAGTGCGACCCGGCGCGCGAGAAGCCCCTCAAGTGCCCCGACTGCGAGAAGCGCTTCAAGTACTCGTCGGACTTCCAGCGGCACCGCCGCGTCCACACGGGCGAGAAGCCCTTCAAGTGCGCCAGCTGCGACAAGGGCTTCAAGCAGCGCGAGCACCTGGTCAAGCACGGCAGCGTGCACGCCCGCGAGACCCAGTTCAAGTGCGTGTGGTGCGGCGAGCGCTTCGGCGACCTGGGCGCCCTGCAGGAGCACACCGTCCAGCACACGgccgaggggggcggggccgggggcggcgggggcggatACCCCGAGGCCGCCTGCGTATAG